GGTCGATGTCGAGATAGTCGGAGATGTCGTAGCCGAAATCCTTCATCGGCGACTTGAAGAAGGGCGAGATCCAGACGGCATCCGCGCCGAGGGAGGCGATGTGCGGCAGCCGATCGATGATGCCCCTGAGGTCGCCGATGCCGTCGCCGTTCGAATCCTGATAGCTGCGGGGGTAGATCTGGTAGATCACGGCCCCGCGCCACCAGTCGCGATCGACTGCGGTTTCAGGGTTTTCGAACTTGCGCATTGCGGCTTGCATCTGAGCTAGCCTCCCTTGACTGAGCCCGCGAGCAGGCCGCGGACGAAATAACGTTGAAGCGAGAAGAACACGATCAACGGCACGATGATGGTGACAAAGGCCGAGGTGGTGAGGATTTCCCAGTCGCCGCCGCGCGAGCCGAGCAGGGCGTTGAGCTTGCCGGTCAGCACCAGCTGGTCGGAGCCTGAGCCGAGGAACACCATCGCCACCAGAAGGTCATTCCAGACCCACAGGAACTGGAAGATGGCGAAGGAGGCGAGCACCGGGAAGGACAGCGGCAGCACGATCTTGACGAAGATCTCGAAGTCGCTGGCGCCGTCTATGCGCGCTGATTCCATGATCTCGCGCGGCAGGCCGGCGATGTAGCTGCGCAGGAGATAGATCGCGAAGGGCAGGCCGAAGCCGGTATGCGCAAGCCATATGCCGAGATAGGTCTTGGCCGGCACACCGAAGAACAGACCGACGCCGTTATAGAGCTTGAGCAGCGGAATGAGCGACATCTGCAGCGGCACGACGAGCAGGCCGATGATGACGGCAATCAGCAGCGCGCGGCCAGGAAAACGCATCCAGGCAAGCGCATAGGCAGCATAGGCGGCGATCAGGATCGGGATGATTGTCGCCGGAATGGTCACAGTCAGCGAATTGATGAAGGACCGACCGATGCCTTCCGAAAACAGCACTGTGCGGTAGTTGTCGGTGGTGAAGCGCGGAGGCGCGGAGGCCG
The nucleotide sequence above comes from Aminobacter aminovorans. Encoded proteins:
- a CDS encoding carbohydrate ABC transporter permease translates to MASSRGKSFIGRFGVHFAVLVFVAIWTIPTLGILVSSLRDKDQLIVSGWWTALSTSSQTEAGRTDAADKQVEKDGKFLIMGNLFGAGDPRTVTAFGTKAQQPTQFEAGTAADLGEGVTLQVNDDGSYVMSSPKAFEITRGQRVYFSASAPPRFTTDNYRTVLFSEGIGRSFINSLTVTIPATIIPILIAAYAAYALAWMRFPGRALLIAVIIGLLVVPLQMSLIPLLKLYNGVGLFFGVPAKTYLGIWLAHTGFGLPFAIYLLRSYIAGLPREIMESARIDGASDFEIFVKIVLPLSFPVLASFAIFQFLWVWNDLLVAMVFLGSGSDQLVLTGKLNALLGSRGGDWEILTTSAFVTIIVPLIVFFSLQRYFVRGLLAGSVKGG